The proteins below are encoded in one region of Peribacillus muralis:
- a CDS encoding YdhK family protein, translating to MQNAKTKMPIVLALLAALILVLGACSNSENKDKEHKAENDHSEMDMDHSGSGEVPEGLTAAENPTYEVGSQVIINSGHMESMKGAKATIVGAYDTTAYSISYTPTTGGEKIENHKWIIQEEIKDAGEKTYEPGAEVKINSSHMKGMNGAVANIETAEKTTVYMVDFTPTSGGEKVKNHKWVTEGELSAAE from the coding sequence ATGCAAAATGCAAAAACAAAAATGCCAATCGTTTTAGCCTTATTAGCAGCCTTGATCTTAGTCCTTGGCGCATGTTCCAACAGCGAAAATAAAGACAAGGAACATAAAGCAGAAAATGATCACAGTGAAATGGATATGGATCATTCTGGCTCAGGCGAGGTTCCTGAAGGATTAACAGCTGCAGAAAATCCAACCTATGAAGTTGGAAGTCAAGTGATAATCAATTCAGGTCATATGGAAAGCATGAAGGGTGCAAAAGCAACAATAGTTGGCGCTTATGATACGACGGCTTACTCTATTTCGTATACACCTACAACCGGAGGGGAAAAGATCGAAAACCATAAATGGATCATTCAAGAAGAGATAAAAGATGCAGGAGAGAAAACGTATGAACCAGGAGCGGAGGTCAAAATAAATTCTTCCCATATGAAAGGGATGAATGGCGCGGTCGCCAATATCGAGACGGCAGAAAAGACGACAGTGTACATGGTTGATTTCACGCCTACTTCTGGAGGAGAGAAAGTAAAGAATCATAAATGGGTAACGGAAGGTGAATTATCAGCTGCTGAGTGA
- a CDS encoding GNAT family N-acetyltransferase, translating into MGTELVIRPFMDKDYAALNDYCLPTEQAIYTSLPLKIIEDFRRDEYNLPMMIIVNEDLVGCFALYTDKSGNKYTSNENAILFKSFSVDSRHQKKGLAFKALKKLPQLIKRNYPDKDEIILTVHHTNNQAINLYEKAGFVDNGYRFIGKEEEELVFHYIL; encoded by the coding sequence ATGGGTACTGAATTAGTGATAAGGCCTTTCATGGATAAGGATTATGCAGCGCTGAACGATTATTGTTTACCTACGGAACAAGCAATTTATACTTCGTTGCCTCTGAAAATCATTGAAGACTTCAGGAGGGATGAATATAATCTTCCCATGATGATAATAGTTAACGAGGATTTAGTAGGCTGTTTTGCTCTATATACCGATAAATCAGGAAATAAATATACAAGCAATGAGAACGCCATCCTTTTTAAGTCATTCTCCGTGGATTCACGCCATCAGAAGAAGGGGCTTGCTTTTAAAGCTTTGAAAAAATTGCCTCAGTTAATCAAACGGAATTATCCGGATAAAGATGAAATCATTCTCACGGTGCATCATACGAATAATCAAGCGATCAATTTATATGAAAAAGCTGGCTTCGTTGATAATGGCTATAGATTTATAGGAAAAGAAGAGGAGGAGTTGGTATTCCATTATATACTGTAA
- a CDS encoding DUF4915 domain-containing protein, with amino-acid sequence MIPIDDCKLLVSCCNHKGGLYSVQIQHQQYEMKKILNVGCTGMARYGSSFVVISNSHGIFILDENLKVIKNKPLSTELDLHGLAIDNDKAYIVETKTNSIGIYHLKNDLKRMDEIRISPENFDVSHVNDLYIVNDTLYLSMFSNPLRKSLSSFSSYFPYKPIARGVILEYSLQERNIIKICHDKLYQPHSVLHHDNNLFYCVSGEFLVKRNEEDIFKCLGYTRGLAVKNQTMFIGQSESRHIETLLKKHTNVLLDCGIYVHDISTKLSSFIHIPSEEIYGILVI; translated from the coding sequence ATGATACCCATTGACGATTGTAAGTTATTAGTTTCATGCTGCAATCATAAAGGCGGTCTTTATTCAGTCCAGATACAACATCAACAATATGAAATGAAAAAGATATTAAATGTTGGCTGCACAGGTATGGCAAGATACGGCAGCTCTTTCGTCGTAATTTCAAATTCTCATGGAATCTTTATTTTGGATGAAAACTTAAAGGTTATAAAAAATAAACCTTTATCAACAGAGTTAGATTTGCATGGTTTAGCAATAGACAACGATAAAGCTTATATTGTTGAAACCAAAACTAACTCAATTGGCATTTATCATTTAAAAAACGATTTAAAGAGAATGGATGAAATCAGAATTTCACCAGAAAATTTCGATGTTTCCCACGTCAACGATTTATATATCGTAAATGATACGTTATATTTATCCATGTTCTCAAATCCACTTAGGAAAAGTTTGTCCTCTTTCTCAAGCTATTTCCCTTATAAACCAATCGCCCGAGGTGTTATCCTGGAATACTCTTTACAGGAAAGAAACATCATTAAGATTTGTCATGATAAATTATATCAACCTCACAGTGTACTGCATCACGATAATAATCTGTTTTATTGCGTTTCAGGTGAGTTCCTAGTAAAAAGAAATGAAGAAGATATTTTTAAATGCCTTGGTTATACTCGCGGTTTGGCAGTCAAGAATCAAACGATGTTTATTGGCCAAAGTGAGAGCAGACATATAGAAACTTTATTAAAGAAACATACGAACGTATTGCTGGATTGCGGGATTTATGTTCATGACATCTCTACGAAGCTTTCATCGTTTATTCATATTCCGTCTGAAGAAATTTATGGAATATTAGTTATCTGA
- a CDS encoding glycosyltransferase family 4 protein, which yields MEQSINMNELTFSEKDRYVIITNAYPHEKQLYRNGFIHRRVKAYQAEGLRIDVFVLHPAYKKAEKYIYEDVPVYRGTEQHLRMFLNHNVHKKVLIHFVNSTMVQAIKETNKDLPIITWIHGFETEAWHRRWFNFLESAESLRKILEMADDYYVAQLSFMNWFYQTNELDTTFVHISKWFKEHIAECDARTKSENSVIIPNVIDDMLFTFMEKPVEMRAKVLSIRPYASRKYANDLAVKAVLELSKRPYFNKLEFAFYGDGQLFDRTVEPICNFENVTIHKGFISQEQIAALHKEYGIFLCPTRLDSQGVSMCEAMSSGLVPISTDITAIPEFVEHDVSGLLTKPESPIEIADAIERLYYNPDVFLRVSKQASQSIQDKCAVDVVIKRELEIIVG from the coding sequence ATGGAGCAATCCATAAACATGAATGAGCTAACATTTAGCGAAAAAGATAGATATGTAATCATTACGAATGCCTATCCACATGAAAAGCAATTATATCGGAATGGATTTATCCACCGAAGAGTCAAAGCTTATCAGGCAGAGGGTTTAAGGATCGATGTCTTTGTTTTACATCCTGCTTATAAAAAAGCGGAAAAGTACATCTATGAGGATGTGCCCGTTTATCGAGGAACTGAACAGCATCTGCGCATGTTCTTAAATCATAATGTACATAAAAAAGTGCTCATTCATTTTGTCAATTCCACGATGGTGCAAGCAATAAAAGAAACTAACAAAGATTTACCGATTATTACATGGATACATGGATTTGAAACGGAGGCTTGGCATAGAAGGTGGTTTAATTTTCTTGAAAGCGCTGAAAGCTTACGGAAGATCCTTGAAATGGCGGACGACTATTATGTAGCACAGCTCTCTTTTATGAATTGGTTTTATCAAACCAATGAATTGGATACAACTTTCGTTCATATTTCCAAGTGGTTCAAAGAACATATAGCGGAATGTGATGCGAGAACGAAATCGGAAAATTCAGTAATCATTCCCAATGTAATAGATGACATGCTGTTTACCTTTATGGAAAAGCCAGTGGAAATGAGGGCAAAAGTCCTTTCGATCAGACCTTACGCTTCTCGAAAATATGCCAATGACTTAGCGGTGAAAGCAGTACTGGAACTTTCAAAAAGACCATACTTCAATAAATTGGAATTTGCGTTTTATGGTGATGGACAGCTATTCGATCGAACAGTAGAACCAATCTGTAATTTTGAGAATGTAACCATTCATAAAGGCTTCATATCTCAAGAACAAATCGCGGCATTACATAAGGAGTATGGGATATTCCTTTGCCCAACCCGTTTGGATTCTCAAGGAGTTTCAATGTGTGAGGCCATGTCCAGCGGACTAGTGCCGATCTCGACGGATATCACGGCAATCCCGGAATTTGTCGAACATGATGTTTCTGGCCTTCTTACCAAACCTGAATCTCCTATAGAAATTGCGGATGCAATAGAACGCTTATATTATAATCCGGACGTATTCTTAAGGGTATCAAAACAGGCATCGCAATCGATTCAAGACAAATGTGCCGTTGATGTTGTTATTAAAAGAGAATTGGAGATTATCGTAGGTTAA
- a CDS encoding PaaI family thioesterase → MEENVQKAIQDEYPDEFAWCYGCGRLNEAGHHFRTGWHGDKTRTIYRPLPEHMAIPGFVYGGLIASLIDCHGTGSAALALHRKNGHEVGDGAEPPRFVTASLNVDFVRPTPNDVALIAVGTIHEVHPKKWKIETEVFANDTLCARGEVVAVVMPSTFTTKG, encoded by the coding sequence ATGGAAGAGAATGTGCAAAAAGCGATCCAAGATGAATATCCTGATGAATTTGCCTGGTGCTATGGATGCGGTCGTTTAAATGAAGCTGGCCATCATTTTCGGACAGGCTGGCATGGAGACAAAACAAGGACGATATACAGACCGCTTCCGGAACATATGGCCATTCCCGGGTTTGTATACGGTGGCTTGATTGCTTCGCTAATTGACTGCCATGGAACTGGTTCAGCTGCTTTGGCCCTGCATCGGAAAAATGGACATGAAGTAGGGGACGGGGCGGAGCCGCCAAGATTCGTGACCGCTTCATTAAATGTGGATTTCGTGAGGCCGACTCCGAATGATGTGGCATTAATCGCCGTTGGCACCATTCATGAGGTACACCCGAAGAAGTGGAAAATCGAAACGGAAGTATTTGCAAACGATACTTTATGTGCACGTGGTGAGGTTGTCGCAGTCGTAATGCCAAGCACTTTTACGACTAAAGGGTAA
- a CDS encoding LytTR family DNA-binding domain-containing protein, which yields MKIKVEIDEEVKAIEVLIRNNAWNEEVEQLMERLKERKRPYFVGRKEDMQHVFRAEDIICVFTEQDTIMVRTNQGNFEMRERLYELERDLPGNQFVRLSKSVIANLDELSRFEAYFNGTLCVYFRSGEKEYVSRHYVQGIKKAFQWKRKGL from the coding sequence ATGAAAATAAAGGTAGAGATAGATGAGGAGGTCAAGGCGATAGAAGTGCTAATCCGCAACAATGCTTGGAATGAGGAAGTGGAGCAACTGATGGAGCGCTTAAAAGAAAGGAAAAGACCATATTTTGTTGGAAGGAAGGAAGACATGCAGCATGTTTTCCGGGCAGAGGATATCATCTGCGTGTTTACCGAGCAAGATACGATAATGGTGCGGACGAATCAAGGGAATTTCGAAATGAGAGAAAGATTATATGAGCTTGAAAGAGACCTTCCAGGTAACCAGTTTGTGAGATTGTCCAAGTCAGTCATTGCCAACCTGGATGAGTTAAGCAGATTTGAGGCGTATTTTAATGGAACCTTATGTGTGTACTTCCGGTCAGGGGAGAAGGAATATGTTTCACGGCACTATGTACAAGGAATCAAGAAGGCATTTCAATGGAAAAGGAAGGGATTATGA
- a CDS encoding DUF3021 domain-containing protein has protein sequence MMKRLLVRSFVGICFGALVMVLTCFGVIGIGGVQGLDSEIFVKNAMGCLLCGWFFSTATILFEIEKWSLLFQTTMHFLTVTILYFLLSFFVGWIPFTIRGLMTGIAIFLPFYAIIWLSFYIYFRYQVKILNDGLDNREK, from the coding sequence ATGATGAAAAGACTTTTAGTCCGCAGCTTTGTTGGGATTTGCTTTGGAGCGCTCGTCATGGTGCTGACATGCTTTGGCGTCATCGGCATAGGCGGGGTTCAAGGATTGGACAGTGAAATCTTCGTGAAAAATGCAATGGGCTGTCTATTATGTGGCTGGTTTTTCAGCACGGCAACCATCTTATTTGAAATCGAAAAATGGAGCTTATTATTTCAGACCACCATGCACTTCCTCACTGTAACGATCCTTTACTTCCTGCTCTCGTTCTTTGTCGGCTGGATCCCTTTCACTATTAGAGGGTTAATGACTGGAATAGCGATTTTCCTGCCTTTTTATGCAATCATCTGGCTGAGTTTCTATATTTATTTTCGCTATCAAGTGAAAATTTTGAATGATGGATTAGATAATAGAGAGAAATGA
- a CDS encoding MFS transporter: MSQLEKLESVEKGAAPGGVRKFGMVDKVGYLFGDFGNDFFFILVSSFLMVYYTDIFHISAATVGILFLIARLWDAVADVTWGRFIDTRKPGKHGKFKPWIFRMSFPLVVSGILMFVKIPGMSDGFYMAWAFVTYIVWGTLYSTVNIPYGSMASVITSDPVERTSLSTFRTMGAMLASLIINVAGPLILFVDNKADPNRFLLGAVIFGILSISCYIACYKLSTERVSAPINQTQKTSLKKSVKGVVKNRPLLSILGASLIFMICTMLIGAINVYLFKDYFSNASALSIIGFVQTAAVFVAMPIAKPCVAKFGKKETASIGMLLAGGVYGLLYFMPNLSAMQFIIISAIGMFGFGFFNIVVWAFVTDVIDYHEYLTGLREDGTVYSIYSFARKVGQAIAGGIGGFAIAMVGYDATREAQTTQALEGIHALATLVPAVIYIVVFLILAFLYPLNKKRTLQLAEDLAERRSRME; this comes from the coding sequence ATGAGTCAGTTAGAAAAGTTGGAGTCAGTTGAAAAAGGTGCTGCGCCTGGTGGAGTCAGAAAATTCGGAATGGTCGATAAGGTAGGCTATTTATTCGGGGATTTTGGGAATGACTTTTTCTTTATTTTAGTAAGCTCCTTCTTAATGGTTTATTATACTGATATCTTTCATATCAGTGCAGCGACGGTAGGAATCCTCTTTTTGATAGCCCGTTTATGGGATGCAGTTGCGGACGTTACTTGGGGGCGTTTCATTGATACAAGAAAGCCAGGCAAGCATGGGAAATTCAAACCTTGGATTTTTCGGATGTCCTTCCCTTTAGTCGTATCCGGCATACTGATGTTTGTTAAGATTCCAGGTATGTCCGATGGTTTTTATATGGCTTGGGCCTTTGTCACTTACATTGTTTGGGGAACTTTGTATAGTACGGTTAACATTCCATACGGTTCTATGGCTTCCGTCATAACAAGCGACCCTGTTGAACGTACATCATTATCCACTTTCAGGACAATGGGTGCGATGCTTGCCAGTTTAATCATTAACGTAGCGGGCCCATTGATTCTTTTCGTTGATAATAAGGCAGATCCTAACCGCTTTCTGCTGGGAGCCGTCATTTTTGGCATTCTTTCCATCTCTTGTTATATCGCCTGCTATAAATTATCGACTGAGCGGGTCAGTGCCCCAATCAATCAAACGCAAAAAACTTCTTTGAAAAAGTCCGTAAAAGGGGTAGTCAAAAATAGGCCTTTATTGTCCATCCTTGGTGCATCCTTGATTTTCATGATCTGTACGATGCTGATAGGTGCCATTAATGTTTATTTATTTAAAGATTATTTCAGCAATGCATCAGCCCTGAGCATTATAGGTTTCGTTCAAACGGCTGCAGTATTCGTCGCCATGCCGATAGCGAAACCATGCGTGGCTAAGTTCGGTAAAAAAGAAACGGCTTCCATAGGAATGCTGCTTGCTGGAGGAGTGTATGGTCTTTTGTACTTCATGCCGAACCTATCTGCGATGCAGTTCATCATCATATCAGCGATAGGGATGTTTGGATTTGGATTCTTTAATATCGTTGTATGGGCATTTGTAACGGATGTAATCGATTATCATGAATACTTGACGGGGCTTCGCGAAGATGGAACCGTATATTCAATCTATTCCTTCGCTCGTAAAGTAGGGCAGGCGATTGCAGGTGGAATCGGGGGTTTTGCGATTGCGATGGTTGGTTACGATGCAACACGCGAAGCACAAACAACGCAAGCTCTTGAGGGAATTCATGCGTTGGCAACATTGGTTCCCGCAGTGATCTACATCGTCGTTTTCTTGATATTGGCCTTCCTTTATCCATTGAACAAGAAAAGGACCCTCCAATTGGCTGAAGACTTGGCTGAGAGAAGAAGCCGTATGGAATAA
- a CDS encoding ROK family transcriptional regulator → MITGDAAYIKKINRALIIKEIIKEGMISRADLSKVTDLTRATISAQVADLLAEDLIVETQLEHSSVGRKPIMLSLNGQAGYALGIDIDYGRVSFTLSDLLGESITSSTLELSSTDYSEVLQLVIRTIKQLKAKYADSRYGIVGVVIAIHGLVGKDEIIHFVPRFKWHDIDLKSAIEKECQIDVHLENNANLSAYAERIFVHHEANDLLSATFHSGIGLGMMMKDDFFCGHDGFAGEIGHMIVVPDGKKCTCGNKGCWEKYASESSFFEYLSKEKQLPQLTYDQVRQMIDEEDETVHTAMDRFIYYLSIGLNNLINMFNPDVLVLDSELLRIYPDSISKISNNLTSSISHYREITLSAMGKKSCVMGACALAIKNFLDVPILNLSYEINLQKKN, encoded by the coding sequence ATGATAACCGGTGATGCTGCATATATCAAAAAGATTAACCGCGCATTGATTATTAAAGAAATAATAAAGGAAGGCATGATATCAAGGGCTGATCTGTCCAAGGTAACCGATTTAACCAGAGCTACCATTTCAGCACAGGTTGCGGATTTATTGGCAGAAGATTTAATTGTGGAAACGCAACTGGAACATAGCAGTGTAGGCCGTAAGCCCATCATGCTCTCCTTAAACGGACAAGCAGGTTATGCTCTTGGGATTGACATTGACTACGGACGGGTATCATTCACTTTAAGCGATCTTCTAGGCGAATCCATCACCTCCTCCACCCTAGAATTATCGTCTACGGACTACTCGGAGGTACTCCAGCTGGTGATAAGGACGATTAAACAGCTCAAAGCCAAGTACGCTGACAGTCGATATGGCATCGTGGGGGTTGTCATTGCCATTCACGGCCTTGTAGGAAAAGATGAAATCATCCACTTTGTGCCGCGATTCAAATGGCATGATATCGATTTGAAAAGTGCCATTGAAAAAGAATGTCAAATTGATGTTCATCTTGAGAACAATGCCAATCTAAGTGCCTATGCCGAGCGCATATTCGTACATCACGAAGCGAATGACCTGCTAAGCGCAACATTTCATTCTGGAATTGGCCTTGGAATGATGATGAAGGATGACTTTTTTTGTGGACATGATGGATTTGCAGGGGAAATTGGACATATGATCGTGGTTCCGGACGGAAAGAAGTGTACGTGCGGCAATAAAGGCTGCTGGGAGAAGTATGCATCGGAATCAAGTTTTTTTGAATATTTATCAAAAGAAAAACAGCTCCCCCAATTAACATATGACCAAGTTCGACAAATGATCGATGAAGAAGATGAAACGGTACATACGGCCATGGATCGATTCATTTACTATTTATCCATTGGATTAAATAACCTCATCAACATGTTCAATCCAGATGTACTCGTATTGGACAGTGAGCTGCTTCGTATATATCCTGATTCAATAAGCAAAATCAGCAATAATCTTACCTCCTCCATTAGCCATTACCGTGAAATCACTTTATCGGCAATGGGCAAAAAATCCTGTGTCATGGGAGCATGTGCCTTGGCAATTAAAAATTTCCTTGATGTTCCGATCCTGAATCTTTCTTATGAAATTAACCTTCAGAAAAAGAACTGA
- the uxaC gene encoding glucuronate isomerase produces the protein MKSFLDEHFLLNTDTAIELYENAGGDLPIFDFHCHLSPQEVWENKPYESITHLWLGGDHYKWRAMRMHGIGERYITGDCSDWEKFTAWAETMPHLIGNPLYHWAHMELKMFFGIEKILSPKTAREIYDECNEKLAKQEFRPRSFIEKSYVTFIGTTDDPVSELEFHQLLKKDESFHATIAPTFRPDGALFVERPDFISWLQKLEKVTSIEVNSIENLINALKHRVNYFHENGGRGSDHDIQKMVYMNTTKEEADIILNKRLKGQQLSVEEMDAYRSFLMKELGKMYAEKQWVMQLHMGAMRNNNTKMKELIGTDCGFDSVGETNVAEGLSYFLDALDQEEALPRTVLFNLNPKDNPILAGMVGNFCEEGIAGKVQFGSGWWFNDHIDGMEKQMKELANVGLLSHFIGMLTDSRSFLSYARHDYFRRILCNILGDWTEQGLMPDDIELREQMVRNIGYYNAEKYFTKR, from the coding sequence ATGAAATCCTTTTTGGATGAACATTTCTTGTTAAATACGGACACAGCCATTGAATTATACGAAAATGCTGGTGGAGATTTGCCTATATTTGATTTTCACTGTCACCTGTCCCCACAAGAGGTATGGGAAAATAAACCGTATGAAAGCATTACGCATTTGTGGCTTGGGGGAGACCATTATAAATGGCGGGCGATGCGCATGCATGGAATAGGCGAGCGATATATCACGGGTGATTGCTCGGATTGGGAAAAGTTTACTGCATGGGCTGAAACGATGCCTCACTTAATTGGGAATCCGCTTTATCATTGGGCCCATATGGAGTTGAAAATGTTTTTTGGCATTGAAAAGATCCTGAGTCCCAAAACTGCGCGTGAAATCTACGATGAGTGTAATGAAAAGCTTGCCAAACAAGAGTTCAGGCCTAGATCATTTATTGAAAAATCATACGTTACATTCATTGGGACGACAGATGATCCCGTTTCGGAACTTGAATTTCATCAGTTATTGAAAAAGGATGAATCCTTTCATGCAACCATTGCTCCAACTTTCCGTCCTGATGGGGCCCTATTCGTGGAACGACCTGATTTTATCAGCTGGTTACAGAAACTGGAAAAAGTAACGAGCATTGAAGTGAATTCAATAGAAAACCTCATAAATGCCCTTAAACATCGAGTCAACTATTTTCATGAAAACGGTGGAAGGGGTTCCGATCATGATATTCAGAAAATGGTCTATATGAATACCACTAAAGAAGAAGCGGATATCATCCTCAACAAAAGGTTGAAGGGCCAACAGCTATCCGTTGAAGAGATGGATGCATACCGATCGTTCTTAATGAAGGAGCTCGGGAAAATGTATGCGGAAAAGCAGTGGGTCATGCAGCTGCATATGGGTGCCATGCGGAATAACAACACTAAGATGAAAGAACTTATTGGTACTGACTGTGGATTCGACTCTGTTGGCGAAACCAATGTAGCAGAAGGTTTATCCTATTTTCTGGATGCGCTTGATCAAGAGGAAGCACTGCCAAGAACCGTATTATTCAACTTAAACCCAAAAGATAATCCGATTCTCGCAGGAATGGTCGGGAACTTCTGTGAAGAAGGAATTGCTGGAAAGGTTCAATTTGGGTCAGGCTGGTGGTTTAATGACCACATTGATGGAATGGAGAAACAAATGAAGGAACTGGCGAATGTCGGACTTTTAAGCCACTTTATCGGAATGCTGACAGATTCCCGAAGCTTCCTTTCTTATGCCCGCCATGATTATTTCCGGAGGATTCTTTGCAACATCCTCGGAGATTGGACGGAGCAAGGACTAATGCCGGATGATATAGAGTTGCGTGAGCAAATGGTCAGGAATATCGGTTATTATAATGCCGAAAAATATTTTACGAAACGATAA
- the uidA gene encoding beta-glucuronidase has protein sequence MLYPIVTETRNLIDLNGIWNFKLDPGFHEDWKDEKLLGTMTMAVPASFNDVGATSEIRNHVGWVWYEREFTLPVSLASERIILRFGSATHVAKVYVNGELAVEHKGGFLPFEAEINSFLIRGKNRLTVAVNNVVDHTTLPVGTYSEKEVAGIGKVIRNLPNFDFFNYAGLQRPVKIYTTPRTYIKDVTIVTELNGKVSYTIKSAGKSEINVSVMDESGEVVAKATGASGAIMIEDAKLWEPLHAYLYTLNIQLSENGEMVDQYEQPFGIRTVEVQNGKFLINDKPFYFKGFGKHEDTPIHGRGFNEAGNVMDFKLMKWMGANSFRTSHYPYSEELMRLADREGIVVIDESTAVGVHLNFMAVLNGQTNKESTWQGIKTFEHHQDVMRELIERDKNHPSVVMWSIANEPASEEEGAYEYFKPLVELTKELDPQKRPVTIVTHLGATPKTDKVAELIDVLALNRYYGWYIDGGDLDSAKAKLREEFNGWNERCPEKPIMMTEYGADTVAGLHDVDPVMFTEEYQVEYLKANHEVFDEFNTFIGEQVWNFADFATSQGIMRVQGNKKGVFTRERKPKHAAHELRRRWTEIPDYYYKK, from the coding sequence ATGTTATACCCAATCGTAACTGAAACGAGAAACCTCATCGACCTTAATGGAATTTGGAACTTTAAATTGGACCCTGGATTCCATGAAGATTGGAAAGACGAAAAATTATTGGGTACAATGACGATGGCCGTCCCTGCTTCCTTCAATGATGTAGGCGCTACAAGTGAAATCCGTAATCATGTTGGCTGGGTATGGTATGAACGTGAATTCACCTTACCGGTTTCCCTTGCGTCGGAGCGTATTATATTAAGGTTCGGTTCGGCAACGCACGTTGCAAAGGTATATGTAAATGGAGAGCTGGCAGTTGAGCATAAAGGCGGATTCCTTCCGTTTGAAGCAGAAATCAATTCCTTTTTAATCCGTGGGAAAAACAGGCTGACGGTCGCAGTAAACAATGTTGTCGACCATACCACACTGCCGGTCGGAACATATTCGGAAAAAGAAGTTGCCGGCATCGGAAAAGTAATCCGCAACTTGCCTAATTTCGACTTTTTCAACTATGCTGGCCTACAACGTCCGGTAAAGATCTATACAACACCTCGCACGTACATTAAAGATGTAACGATAGTGACAGAACTGAATGGAAAAGTAAGCTACACAATTAAGTCAGCAGGGAAATCAGAAATTAACGTCAGCGTGATGGATGAGTCAGGTGAAGTTGTTGCCAAGGCAACAGGTGCCTCAGGTGCAATCATGATCGAGGATGCGAAGCTTTGGGAGCCGCTGCATGCCTATTTATATACGTTGAACATACAACTATCCGAAAATGGAGAAATGGTAGATCAATATGAACAGCCCTTTGGAATCAGGACAGTTGAGGTGCAAAATGGGAAATTCCTCATTAACGATAAGCCCTTTTATTTTAAAGGCTTTGGTAAGCATGAAGATACACCGATCCATGGCAGGGGATTCAATGAAGCAGGAAATGTAATGGATTTCAAGCTGATGAAATGGATGGGCGCCAATTCTTTCCGGACCTCCCATTACCCTTATTCTGAAGAATTGATGCGTCTTGCAGACCGTGAAGGCATAGTTGTCATTGATGAATCGACGGCCGTTGGTGTCCATTTGAACTTTATGGCAGTACTGAACGGACAAACAAATAAGGAAAGCACATGGCAAGGAATCAAAACGTTTGAGCATCATCAAGATGTTATGAGAGAGCTGATAGAACGGGATAAGAATCATCCTTCAGTCGTGATGTGGAGTATCGCGAATGAACCTGCTTCAGAGGAAGAGGGGGCATATGAATATTTTAAACCGTTAGTGGAATTAACGAAGGAGCTGGATCCGCAAAAAAGGCCAGTTACCATCGTGACTCATCTAGGTGCAACGCCTAAAACCGATAAAGTTGCTGAATTGATCGATGTCCTTGCATTAAATCGCTATTACGGCTGGTATATTGACGGTGGGGACCTTGATTCGGCAAAAGCGAAGCTGCGTGAGGAATTTAACGGCTGGAATGAAAGATGTCCCGAAAAGCCAATTATGATGACGGAGTATGGAGCGGATACAGTGGCAGGTCTCCATGATGTAGATCCGGTCATGTTTACCGAAGAATACCAGGTGGAATATTTAAAAGCCAATCATGAGGTTTTTGATGAATTCAATACCTTTATCGGCGAACAAGTTTGGAATTTCGCGGACTTCGCAACGAGCCAAGGAATCATGCGTGTCCAAGGCAATAAAAAAGGAGTCTTTACCCGTGAGCGGAAACCGAAGCACGCTGCTCATGAGTTACGCAGGCGCTGGACGGAAATTCCTGATTACTACTATAAGAAATAA